In Lolium perenne isolate Kyuss_39 chromosome 5, Kyuss_2.0, whole genome shotgun sequence, the sequence TCTATGCTACAGCTTGCTGCCATCATAACCTTACCCAAGAGGTTGTTAGCTATGTGATGTAGGTTCGAAATTTGTATACTGGACCACTCCCCCCATGTCAGAAGGCAGTCCATACTAGTTCAGAGTGGACTACCTGTGTAGCGAGCTGATAGACATAACATCATGGTCAGGTGGTACATTTTCTGTGGCCGCATCTCACTAGCTCAAACTCACTATTTTTGCTAGTTGCATTATTAGGCAAATTAGATGATTTTTTGTATCTTTCTGTGTGGAAGTATAATGAGAATTTTTTTGATTAAATAGGAGCCATTGATGCAGGGAGTGTAGTTGGTACTCTTATCATTATATGTAAAAGATTTTGGATATTTCTGCCAATCATTTGATCGACAGATATCTGTTATTGACTTCTGACTACTAAGAACCATTATTTTTAGACTATCTATTTGTGTCAGTATATCATATTTACATACTTTAAGTATTTTCCTTCTCATTGTAGCCACTTCATTCTTCTCCAGGGTTGGATTTAATTTCACAGCCCTTGTAACTGGTGGTGCTGGTCTCCTTAGTGCCTTCGCGCCAAACTATTCATCTTTGATTGTACTAAGATTCTTAGTTGGCGTTGGACTGGGTGGTGGACCAGTTCTATCTTCTTGGTTCCTAGAATTTGTCCCTGCTCCCAACCGAGGAACTTGGATGGTTATTTTCTCAGCATTCTGGACCATTGGCACAATAATGGAAGCTTCGCTTGCTTGGGTATGTTCCTACATCACTGTCTATGTAATCTAACGAAATTCTAAATTCTTGATGGCACAAACAGATCGAAGCACACAGACATTCACTCTAATTTGTAACTCTTCCTATTTTAAGAAGACATGCTAATTTGTAGGCACTTATCTGCTTAATTTGCAGGCTGTGATGCCAGCTTTTGGCTGGAGGTGGCTGCTAGCACTTTCATCATTGCCATCATTTGCCCTACTACTCTTCTACCCATTGACACTTGAGTCACCAAGATACTTATGCATGAAGGGCAGAATAGCCGATGCACTGCACGTTATGGAAACAATGGCACGAGTAAACCGTGTGGCTCTCCCTTCTGGACGGCTTACTTCTGGCCATCGAATGGAGCTCCACGAGATTTCAGATTCCTCAGAAACTGCGCAGTTGGTTTCAGCTAGGAAAACCAACCCAGCTGATCATGCTAGCAAATCTGGGATCGGGGGCCTCAATGCCATCTTGAGGCTTCTGTCCCCAAATTTAATTAGATCAACTCTTCTTCTTTGGACCGTTTTTCTTGGTCTTGCCTTCTTATACTACGGCCTTGTTTTGCTAACCTCAGAATTGAGTCACGGAAATAGGATTTGTGGCTCAGAAGGAGAAGTAGCAATTGAAACAACCCACACAATCGATGCTAATCTGTACAGGAATGTATTCATTACTAGTTTTGGAGGTATGTGTGCTTTCTTGTAAGGCCAATCTTATTTGCTTACAAATCCTTTCTTGATAATCCTTAACATTCATGTCACATTGATTGATGCAGAGGTTCCTGGCCTTATTCTGTCCGCTGCCATCGTGGACAAAATCGGGCGCAAGCTCTCGATGTCATTGATGCTCTATATCAGTTGCCTGTGCATAGCTCCTCTCATGTTCTCTCAACCAGAATCTCTGACGACTGTCTTTTTGTTTGGAGCGCGCATCTGCATCTCTGCGAGCTTCATTGTCCTGCACATCTACGCTCCTGAGGTTTGTTCATGCCAGTACCCTCTACTCTGTTAAATCTTTTCCGTCACACATCTCACACGTATATTCCCTACTGCAGATATACCCAACAGCAGTCAGGGCAACTGGCGTTGGGTTTGCGAGCTCGATCGCCCGCTTAGGTGGGATCTTGTGCCCTCTCGTAGCCGTCGGTATGGTGCACGCGTGCCACCAGACCGCGGCCATCGCAGTATTCATCGCGGTGATGCTCGTCTCAGCCGTCGCCGTATCATACTTCCCCCTAGAAACAAGCGGGCGGAAATTGAGCGACCACATCGCTTCCTAGAGCGAAGCTGCGACGGACACCAGACATTGCTGCTGTTGCTGTCGCTAGCATAGATTCTCCCCATACACAATAGAGTTGAGGCCAGAGAAGCCGCACAGTTTCTTTCCTCTTTTTTAGATTACTGTTTCCCCCTGCAAGAGCATAGAAAATAGAAAGATATGAAGTGAATGTGATCTTGGATCCTGGATATTGTTCATTACACTCATTTCAGCAGATATGTACACTGATATATATATACATTATG encodes:
- the LOC127302951 gene encoding organic cation/carnitine transporter 7, yielding MEDGGSTYTVDEALVSMGFGKFQAFVLAYSGMAKISEAMEMMLLSFVGQSVQAEWGLSAQEESLITSVVFLGMLVGAYCWGLVSDNYGRRVGFNFTALVTGGAGLLSAFAPNYSSLIVLRFLVGVGLGGGPVLSSWFLEFVPAPNRGTWMVIFSAFWTIGTIMEASLAWAVMPAFGWRWLLALSSLPSFALLLFYPLTLESPRYLCMKGRIADALHVMETMARVNRVALPSGRLTSGHRMELHEISDSSETAQLVSARKTNPADHASKSGIGGLNAILRLLSPNLIRSTLLLWTVFLGLAFLYYGLVLLTSELSHGNRICGSEGEVAIETTHTIDANLYRNVFITSFGEVPGLILSAAIVDKIGRKLSMSLMLYISCLCIAPLMFSQPESLTTVFLFGARICISASFIVLHIYAPEIYPTAVRATGVGFASSIARLGGILCPLVAVGMVHACHQTAAIAVFIAVMLVSAVAVSYFPLETSGRKLSDHIAS